The window GGAAGGAAACGGAGGTGTAGGATGCCCCAACCACGGAGGTGATGCCTGCCGCCCAGAGAATCACTCCGGCGATTCTGTACCCGAGGGGGCCGGCGCCGATCTGGAAGGCCGATGCCACGGGGTTTTTCATGTCGATCTCCTTTCCGAGAAGAACCACGCCGAGAAAGGCAAGGAACAGAAGGTAGCGCATAACGCCGGTGATGGCGATGCCGTTGACGGATCCCCTGCTGATCTGGGTGATGTTCTCCTTGCCGGTGATCCCCGCGTCGATGATCCTGTGGGCGCCGGAAAAGGTGATGTAGCCGCCCACGGTTCCGCCCACGAGGGTCAGCACCACGAGCCACTTGTATTCCTTCAGCAGGTTGATGTCCGTAAAGGGTTTCACCATTTCACGGACCGTCTCCATGACGGGAGGCTTCGTGACGAACACCACGTAAAACACCAGGGCGAGCATGAGGAAGCCGAGAATCTGGGTGAACTTGTCCATGGCCTTGCCGAGGTCCTTCCAGAGGAAGATGGTGATGGCGATGGCCGCACTGATGGACGCCCCGACGACCTGCTCGGAGCCGAAGACCACCTCGAAGCCCAGGGCCGCTCCGCCCACGTTGCCCACGTTGAAGGCCAGTCCGCCGAGGGCGACCGCGAAGGCAAGGAAATACCCCAGCCCCGGAAGGACCTTGTTGGCCACGTCCTGGGCGCGCATGCCCGAGACGGCGAGGATCCGCCAGATGTTCAGCTGCACCACGATATCGATGAGGATGGAGAGGAGAATCGCGAAAGCTAACGTTGCTTTCAGTTCATTGGTGAATGAAATCGTCTGGGTGAGGAACCCCGGCCCGATGGCCGACGTGGCCATGAGGAACGCCGCTCCCAGAAGAACGCTGAGAGTTTCGCTTCTGCTTCTTTCCTGCGTCTTACCCAAGTCTGTCATAGCGACACCTCCGTATAGGGGGAAAATATGATACAGCACGATCATTATACGTGATTTTCAAATGAAGAAAAGAAGAGAAAATTTTCACTATTCTTACTGACCAAAAAAGGTACTTCCTAAATCCGCAGGTTTTTCAGGCAGAGGGAGTGTCGCCGGGCACAGCGCCCGGGCCGAGAAACCGACACGGATGTCGGTTTCAGGTGCAGTTGTCAAGGACGACAATCTGCACCGGCGGCCCAAGCGAGCACCGGTGACACTCCCCGCTGAGGTGCGGATTTAGGTACTTTTCCAAAATGAGGAACGGGAGGAAATGACGAAACCGTTACGCCGCCGTTGCATTTCTTTGCTACAATATCCTTGGAAACAGGTTCGGGAAGGGAGTCCTGACAATGATGCGTCGTGCCCTGTGGCTTTCAGGAGGGGTTTGCTGGTTCGCCTACGTTCTGGCGCCTCTTGCCCTCATTCTTGTCGGATCTTTCGGCGAGAAGTGGTTCGGCACGTTGCTGCCCACCGGGTTCACCCTCAGGTGGTATGCGGATCTTTTCTCCAAAACCATGTACGTCCGGGCCATGGGGATGAGCCTCCTCGTTGCCTGCCTCACCGTCTTCATCAATGCGGCCGTGGGCATTTGCTCCGTCTATGCAGTGTCCGTCCTCGAAAAAAACCGGCTCCGGCGGGCCTTCGACTTCGTCATCCTGCTTCCCATCGCCATTCCTCCCGTAGTCATGGGACTCGGCCTCGTTCAGGGCTTCAACTGGCCCTCCTTTTCCCTTGTAGGCACATGGCAGCTTCTCCTGGGCGCCCACCTCGTGTATACCCTTCCCTTCATGCTCCGCCCCCTCATGGCCAACATGGACATGCTGAACTGGAACATTCTGGAGGAAGCGGGGACGTCCCTCGGGGCAACACCTTTCTTCCTTGCGACCCGTGTCCTGGTGCCCAACCTCGTCCCCGGGCTTCTCTCGGGGGCCATCATGACCTTCGCCATGTCCCTGGGAGAGTTCCAGCTCGCCGTCATGGTCACCGGCTCGGCAAGCCAGACTTACCCGGTGGTTCTCTACCAGGCTTTTTACGTGAGCACGGGTTTCGCCTGCGCGGCCACCACCCTGCTGGTCCTCTTCAGTATTCTGAGCCTCGGCGCCGTGATTTTCCTGGGGAGGCTGTTCGGCGCCAGGAGCGCCGGAATGGCCGTTTGACAATGCACTCCGCGGAAAGGAGCATGTCCGGAATGGAAAGACCCCCCATTATATCAGTCATCGGAACATCCACCGCGTCTCCCGAGATTTACGAACTGGCCCGGGAAGTGGGACGACTCCTCGCCGGGGCAGGATGCACCGTGGTGTGCGGCGGAAGGGGGGGCGTCATGGAAGCAGTCTGCCGCGGAGTCTCCGAAGAAGGGGGGACATCCGTCGGCCTTCTTCCGGGGGACATCCGGGAGGCAAACCCCTATGTCACAATTGCCCTCTCCACCGGTCTCGGGGAGGTGCGGAATTTCGCCGTGGCCTCCGCCGGTGACGCGGTCATCTCCATAGGAGGCGCTTTCGGCACACTGTCGGAGATAGGGTTCGCCCTGAGATCCGGAAGACCCGTGATAGGCCTGAAAACCTGGCAGATCTCCGAGGACGGAGAATCACCGTCGCCGATGATCAAGGCGTCCACCGCAGGGGAAGCTGTCCGGCTGGCACTCGAAAAAACGGGGAGGGATTTCCATGGCCGGGGTTGAACTGAGAGCTGTCAGCAAGCGTTTCGGAAAGACCTACGCCGTACGGGACGTCTCCCTCTCCGTGGACAAGGGTGAATTCCTCTCCCTTGTCGGCCCCTCGGGCTGCGGAAAAACCACCACCCTCAGGCTCGTGGCGGGATTTCTCGCCCCCGACGAGGGGGAAGT of the Aminivibrio sp. genome contains:
- a CDS encoding ABC transporter permease, producing MMRRALWLSGGVCWFAYVLAPLALILVGSFGEKWFGTLLPTGFTLRWYADLFSKTMYVRAMGMSLLVACLTVFINAAVGICSVYAVSVLEKNRLRRAFDFVILLPIAIPPVVMGLGLVQGFNWPSFSLVGTWQLLLGAHLVYTLPFMLRPLMANMDMLNWNILEEAGTSLGATPFFLATRVLVPNLVPGLLSGAIMTFAMSLGEFQLAVMVTGSASQTYPVVLYQAFYVSTGFACAATTLLVLFSILSLGAVIFLGRLFGARSAGMAV
- a CDS encoding TIGR00725 family protein encodes the protein MERPPIISVIGTSTASPEIYELAREVGRLLAGAGCTVVCGGRGGVMEAVCRGVSEEGGTSVGLLPGDIREANPYVTIALSTGLGEVRNFAVASAGDAVISIGGAFGTLSEIGFALRSGRPVIGLKTWQISEDGESPSPMIKASTAGEAVRLALEKTGRDFHGRG